Part of the Triticum urartu cultivar G1812 chromosome 2, Tu2.1, whole genome shotgun sequence genome, TGACCGCGCCCGCGCCGTCCCCAAAGACCGCCTGGCTGATGAGCCTGTGTGGGCACGCCTCCTCGGGCCCGCGGAAGGCGACGACGGTCAGCTCGACGCAGGCCACCAGGACGCGTGCACCGCGGTTGTTCTCGGCCAGGTCCTTGGCCAGGCGCAACGAGGCGGCACCGGCGGAGCAGCCGTTGAGGTTGAGCATCGTCCGGCAGACGGACGCGCGGAGGCCGAGGAGAGAGGCCAGGCGGAGGTCAGCGCCCGGGGCGTGCGCGCCGGAGTTGGTGCTGACGACGAGGTGGGTGATGTCCGTGGCCGGACGACCCCACTCGGCTATGGCCTTGGCTGCGGCTGACGCCGCCAGCTCTGGAGCAGCGGCAGCGGCTATGTCCAGCCGGGCGTCGAGGGACGGCTTGTCGCGGCAGAGGAATTCGGGGTGGGCGTCGAGTAGCTCCTCCGTGTGGTGAAAGTAGCGCTTCTCCGTTGAGGTCATCTGGCCTGAGCATCATAATTAAGAAACAAGTTTGGACCACATCATCGTTAAGTGGGTAGCTAATATGCACTAATCCCTCTCTCTCAGTTTACAGGGCGTGCGCGTATCCCTAAATCGtcaatttgaccaacctaatacaagtcatatattacaaaaaatataccaatataaacttcagatgttctattttcaaaaggtataatttttgtgttatatagtttatattagggTGATAAAATTGACAACCTAGATATACGCATAGGACtcgtaaactgtgacggagggagtatatatattTGCATCTATACGTTTTCTCTTCTGCTTACAGAAGGTCTTGAGTTTTTGTTTGAGGTCGGTGAGGTGTTGGCTCTTGGTTACGCGGAAGTAGTAGTCCGGGTACTCCTCTTGGGACACGCAGTTGGGCGGGTTCACCGTGCTGACAGCGAGGATGGCCGCAGGCCCCTCCGCACGCTGCGAGCGCCGGATCTCGTGCATCGACGTAAGGGTGTTGCTGCCCATGGCCTCGGACCCTAGAAATAGAAATGACTGAGGGCATATGAACTATATGTGCAATACATACGACAACATCAATTACATGTTCTTTCGTAAAATCAATTAGAACTAATAACTAGACTCATTTGAGAAGaaaaaaagggggagaaagaaaGAAACTTCTATGCTCTACGAGATGGGAATCAACAGCAGAGGAAATACCTAATTAAGCAGCGATCACTTATTGAGATGGACGAGAGGGAGAAAACTGCTTCAAGATTGTTTGCTCTACGGGATAGGAAAGATTGAACAACAAGGTGGCAAGTATTTATAAGGACGGTTCAGAGAAGAGCAGATATGCCTATAGGAGTCAGTTGTAATTAAAAAAACGACAAGTGCATATTTTCCAAGTTGGTTATTTCATTTGAATTGGTTTATTTCTGAAAACTGCCGCATGGAGTTGCTTTGCCCATCATTTTCTCAAAACCGCTGCAAGGACGCGATTTCTCAAATCCCAATACAAAATGCTCATCAGATGGTCATCAAATACACACAACATCATATTTATCATCACACTCATTGTTTGGCAAAGGCTGTGAGAAACATCATTTTACTTTTGTTTCAAGAAATGGAAAATACATAACTGATTTACCTAAACATTTCTATCACAAAAGAAATGAAAATTACATGTATGGATTGGTTAGGGCATACATGCATAGATCGGCCAGAGGACAGTGGAAGATTAGCTAGTGGACTAGCACATGATAGTCTTGGTAATGTAACCTTACCACATCACAAACAAATGGCATAGAGGGGAGGACCGGGAATATACCTCCGCCGTTGGGCACATCATCCATTAGGTTGCGACACGACAGGTTAGCCACGCTTCTGGGATCCATAGCCACCTACTCTTCGCAGGTCGTGGTAGGCATTGAAGCTGGTTGCGGACGCTTCAAGGTGTGGTGGATGGGTTGAGGCACTGTTCAAAGAAAGACAGTGGTGGTGGAGTGACATAGAGGCTGATCGACAGTTTCAAGTTGTCTTAACTTCTCGAGCATTCCTCCACTTTGGAGCGGACATCACCTTCGGCGTTGTCCTATGACCTAGCACTGCCATCACCTCTAGCGTTCCTTGCTGGAAGTTCGGTTTTGTGTGTgcgtgagagtgtgtgtgtgtgggttcTCGATGATGAATTGATTTGATAGATCAGATATTGTTATTCCAAATATTGATCCGATTCAGTATCATCAGAATGACAAAAGCCGACATAGTTACTAGTGGTTCGAGGAGAAATCCTTTCAATCATCAACGCCCTTTTCTACTAAAACTGCTATTCGGTGCCTGATGTGGGTTCCGAGCATCATGATACGATAGATTTCATTGCTTTATACGCCGTAAAGGAGCTCGTATTGGACCTAGGAAAAAGGGAGCTCTAGCGATGTTCTCTAGCGCTCGTTGTCGTCATATCTCAAATCAAAGCAATTGATTCGAATTGAATTGCACTTCTGCTCATAACCACTGGAGTGGACTGCCTGATATATTGGTGTTGCATTTCATGCAATTCAAATAACAACCAATTGGTGATGGAGGCCCATTAAATGTGTTAAATCATCATGGCTTGGAAATATATTGCATCCATGGCAGACAATTTTGAAGAACCACAAGAAATGTATTCAAATCTGCATAGTTGTTTAATTGAGGCGCATCTCTAGCGGCTTCTCTTTCCACAGTGACTAAGATGGATGGATTAATCAGATATTATGTCCGGTCCGCCAGAGATGTGTCTTGTTCCACCATGGTGTCTTTTTTCCTGCTGAAACTGCTTATAAAATGTGGTCTATTGTAAACATTTCCGGAAAATGGCTTGGGGGTAGGAAGTTGGTATCAAGCACTTCTGTACTAGTGTTAGAATCCTGAAAAAGTTCATCCAAACGAGAAGCAATCATTGGTTAGATGGTTAGGAAAGTGGCTGTATCCCAACCCGCCAGGGTTCAAACCCCAGGTTTGAAACTGGGTCTCATTAAGGCGGAATATTCTTTCAGTGGAAGGTGATATTCCCATTGATAGCGAGGACCATATGGTGACTTCGTCAATCTAAAGACCCATCGCCTTAGTCTAACGAAGGTATTCATAGGGGTAGGATGTGCGTGTGTGTTCATAGAGAGTGACTGTATGTGAGCGTCTACGTCTGTACTGTGTTTCTCAAAGAAAAACTTCATCAAACAAAAGATGCACTTTTCAGAAAAAAAATAGGCTCGGGAGGAGGCAATTGACGATCTAACCTTCTCAAATTTCTATGTTACCAATAACAGACTACTACATAACTCGATTGGCATTGTCAATATTAAGCAGTCAATTTTCTAACGTTTGAGGAGTACATTTCATTGACTCACGGAACCGTGTGCTGGTCTTCTTGGAGAGACAAAAGCAGATACGAGAATCTGAACAAAGAATCTTCACTGGTTGTTAGGTATACAACAGCTTATTCTAGTTCAACAAAAACATAGTCAGTCAGTCTCACATGATGGCCGTGTTGGTACTCACACTAGTACATCACCACGACTATTATCATTACCTCGTACAATCTTGGCAGACGGGTGTTATTTTGTTGTGACTAGATAGTCTGCAACGACCAGATCCCTATGTCTTCTTCGCTCACAAAGGAAGCAAAAATATACACATGTATTCCTATGAGGATAATATACACGTTCAGGGTTCAGCCTGTGCTTTTGCAATAGAAGATACCTCATGCGTTCATGTGGAAATGCTTAACTATTTAAGAACACATACTTGGTGAAGGAATAGAGAATTATTGAACTAATTAGGAGTTGTCAGATATGACATGCAACTATTAATGAGCACAAACTGTAAAATCTTTTAGTGGATTTGCATTCAAATTATACTGCAAAATGTTTGGAAAACTTTATTCAGACTTTTTCGACTAATAAAGTGTATATAACAGATTGTAGTAAGTCATCACCACTGACTTAGAACTCCAAAGCTATAAATATCCTGCTCTATTTTCTGCCGGGGATTTCACAGGGAAGGATTTTTACAGGTAATTGGTTAGATTAGTTTGTGCAGACGATCTTTCGTTCGGTTTGAGTTAGTTAGTTTGTTAATTTTTATAGAGACCTTTTACGGTGGACAACAGATATAGGCGTCTCGATGAACAATCACTGCCACCGAACATATGAGAATTACTATTCATTGACTGAAAGTCAAATGCCGTGGTTCAAGTAGAGACAAACACATATTTGAAAGTCTTGAGCAAGAATCTTAAGCAGAGGTGAGGTACAGTTGGTCATTAATTTTGATTTGACAACAAGCATATTTGGTGTACCGGCCCTTGAATGGGTTGGTATTCCTGAAGACCCAAAAAATGATAGGAAAGTCAAAAAGAATCTTCACACATAAAAATTGTACAAGTGCTCACTTTGGTTTGAAGATTACTTAGCCAGTCAGTTGCATATGATAATTGTGTTATGCTTTTCACACTAGTGCATCACCACAGCTATCTGAGTATGACACTTCATATGAAAATCATATGCAATTTTGTTGTACGGAGAGCAATTCTGTCTTTCGTACCATATGAAGTTCACAAGCAGGTCGTCACTGCATAGGctattatttcttttctttttgcgagaaaacttcccttctattcatcttcaatcatggcaaTACAACGTacaccagaaataataaaaattatatctaggtccgtagaccacctagcgacgactacaaacactgaagcgagccgaagatGCGCAGCcatcatcgcccctccctcgtatgagccgggcaaaacttgttgtagtagataGTCGGGAAGTCGTTGTGCTAAGACCCCATAGGACCAGCGCAGCAGAACAacaaccgccgccgatgaagagtAGCGTAGATCGGAAGGATTCAACCTGAAGAAACACAAACATAGGCGAACTACGaccagatccgagcaaatccaccaagGATAGATCtgccggagacacacctccacacgcccaccgaCGATGCTAGACACATCACCGGAACAAGGGCTTGGCGGGGAAGACCTTATTCCATTTTcagggagccgccgccgtctcgtcttcctgagaaggacacaaaccctaacaaaatttAAAGAAACATCTAAAAACGGAGCCCTCCCGTCAGCAAGAGCCGGGATCCACCGTGCCGCCATGGCCCTAAGACCACCGGAGACGAGATGAACCGGCGGCGGTGCCGACGGGAGGCAAAGGAACCCTAGGCTTTTCTTAGGGACGGGGCTTTCACAAGGCAACGTCTTACAGGCTATTATTTCTGTCGTTGGGCAATCTGCAAGGACTAGATCCATTACAAGCCCTTGTCACTCTCAACCATTTCTTAACAGCTTTATGTACGTCGACTAACTAAATGTAGTTTGTCCACCAGTTACGAAAGCTCTACACCAAGAATATTCTTAAGCACACACCTCACATGTACGTAGGTAGCGCAAGTGCTCGCTTTATTTAACAAAAACGTTCTCAGCAACATCGACGTGACATGCACATAGGTAAATGATCTACTCCCAATACAGTACACATCGGTTTTCGCAAAAGTCAAACTTCACGATCTTTGTTAAAAGTTTATAAAGAAAAGTATATATATCTACAACCTCCGTCCATTTCTACTCTCTATATAAGATTTGTTTAAGTTAAACTTCGTAAAGTTTAACCAAATTAATGCAGTGAATCGTGGATTCGGTGTTCTTGATGCTTACGCTATTTTTTTCTAAAAACCTGGCCTGAGTTTATGTAATTTGACTGACAAAAACAACATATGAGACAAATTTTAGGAcggaaggagtataattttgctTGCGTGTAGCTGACGAGGGACGTGGTACGTGTGCATTCCGGACTAATCTTTCTAAATAGTGGTTGATTTTTGTTTTTGAGAGACTTTGTGAACAAACTCGAATGACATGAATTAGTAaacaaaaaaatatttttgtgtGACAAAACTTAAATACATAATTAGTTGTATATGTGTTGGCTCCTGAGTTTTTTGAAAAGCATGAACCAAAATGTGCCATCCTCGGCTAAAAAAATCAGTTAATAGATATCAAATTGTTGTCTTAGTGGAACTGTTTTTTTCTGATAAACTCTTAAGTGAAACTGTTTAAGATGGTCTATACTCAAGCAAACTGTTCGGGGGTAAGAAGTGCTTCCGTACTAGTACTACAATCCCTAGAGGAGAAATTTTAAGATGCGCCAAATTGCTTGGACTGTCTGTCCATTTTGGTCCAAGGGCCTAGGTTAAGCATGGTGACGTATTTTCAAATGGCTTTCTATACTGAGATTTAGCATAATGGGTAACAAATATTAGAATCATTCACATACGTAAGCACATTACTCTATTGGCTTATCAAGTAGAATCATGTTTTCTTTGGTAAGTCAATAACTATTGATTCAGTTCGTAGATAAAGTGTGTTTTAGGTACATGATCACATTGACAACAAACTATGATATGTTAGAAATATTCTAATATGGCAATGTGGAATGAGTGATTCAAATCTTGTAAACAATCTGTTGATTAACGTGATTGTATTAGGAAACATAGGTTCGACTAGGAAATATTCTGGCTTGCCTTGTACTCCAATTAAATCAtatactcctatatatatgcccacgaggcttAAGCAATACAACGAACTATTCCATCAAATTCCTCTCTCCCATCTAACATGGTATATATCGTAAGTCGAtcctaaaccctagccgccgccgcttccgcaCCCGCGCGCCGCCCCCGGGGCGGTCGGCCTCCATAACCGCTGTGGGGGGCCGCGCCGCCTGTACCTAGGGTTCGTTCGCCGGCCGTGTTGGCCGGCTGCCCTAAAGAGTCTTTTTTTCCGATCCTTTGATCCAGATTTTCTTTCTCACCGGTCGCTTTGATCGTCATCTTCTTTTTGGTTTTTCGGTCTATGATATCCGGTTTACGTCGCCCACCACCGCCGTCGACCCCGTGCGCCTCTACTCCAACACCGGCGGTGATCGGCCGGCTTCTTCACCGATCCGGCGGCCTCGTGCGTCGTCCGCGCATGCCCGTCAGTCGCCCTGACCCGGCGGCCTCGCGCGACGTCTGCGCGTCGGCCCGCCTGTAGCCCCGACTCGGCGGCTTCGCGTCATGCAGTGGCCCTTCATCGTCGCCGTTCGCGCGACGGCCCGTTCGTCGATCTACGTCGGCCGTCACCGCCCTGCTCCGACTGGGACTCCTGCATCATCCCAAACCGGCGGCCTCGCGCCATGCGGTGGCAAATCATAGCCGCCTTGCCGCCCGCCGTCGCCGGCTTCATTTCGgactccgccgccaccgcacctACACCGAGCGGCGTCTTCGACCTCGAGCGCGATCGGTTTGATCACCCACTCGTCGCCGCGATCCGCCGCGTGACCGACCTAGCCCGTCAGTTACGCGCGCCTCCGCAGGTCCCGTGAAGATCGTCCCCGAGTTCAGCGCGCCTCTCCATCGATTGAGCATCGGGCTACCGCTGTGTCGCCCCGTCGGGCCGCAGCGCCGCCACCCCGTGGTTCTCCTTGTGGCTGCATCGACTCGTGCGTCGCCGCTGCGTCACCCCTTCGGGCCGTAGTGTCGCGATACGcggtccccgccgccgccccaagGCCGTCCCCGCGGTTGCACCGACTCGCAAACCACCGTTGTATCGCCCCTTCGGGCCACAGCGTCACGGCCCGcggtccccgccgccgcccagaGGTCTTCCCGCCGTCGCCCCGACCCGCCTgccgccgctgcgtcgccccttcgggccgtagcgCCGCGGCCCGCGGTCCGCTCCGCCGTCACCGCGCGTCGACCTCCCGTGGTATGCGTCGCGCCGTCTTCCTTGGCGCGGGAACGCCACCGTCCGCGCCGGTCTTCGTCATGTTGTCAGGGTTCTTGGCCTACTTCGAGCACCGCCGCCGcactcctaacctagccgccgccgccgtcaggctgctgccgccgctcttctttggccgccgccgcccgtccatCCCCTTCGTCTTCGTCCAAGCACCAGCCCGTCGCCAGCGTCGCCGTTATCTACCCCGACCACTTTGTCTACTCCGACCACCGTTGGTGACATCGGCCCCGCGCCGATGGATGCCGCAATCGTCGTCGAGTTCTTCTTTGCTGGCCCCTACGACTTCTCGGACATGGCATACAGCTCGTGCAGGTCCCTCatctacgcatgcccggtgctggcaacaccgatgcGTGCCTTCATCCACGACGTGTCCCTGGGCCTGGCAAGCCTGGTCGGCGCTTCGTCAACTTCGTCTTCGTCCGTCTACGCATGCCCAGTGCTGGCAACACCGGTGCGTGCCTTCGTCCATGATGTGTCCCCGGCTTGGCAAACCTGCCGCGACGCGTCGTCAACCACATCTTCTTCCCGGCGCACCACTACTTCGACACCACTGCGCCCATGCTAACTCGGTGCCCCCTTGCGCCTGCGGCTCCACGGCGACTTCCTTGACACCGGCCACCCCGACTCGACATCGATCACGGCATTCTTCGCATGGCTACCTCGAACCACGGCTCCACCATCCATGCTCTCGGCTACATCGACAAACTGCACAAAGGGCTATCACCTGCTTGAGCAACCTCGTTGGTTTCCACTCCAGCCACGACTCCGTGATGCGTCGACCGTTACGACTATGGGGGGGGGGTGTCCGTCggcttgccttcggattcttctccagtctcaccgtcagcgtcgctaccgttgtgactgCGGGGGGATGTTGAGTAACGTGATTGTATTAGGAAACATAGGTTAGACTAGAAAATATTCTGGCTTGCCTTGTACTCCAAGTagatcatgtactcctatatatatgcccacgaggctcaagcaatacaacaaacTATTCCACCAAAttcctctctcccttctaacacaATCAATTTTTAGTGCATGACAAAGTTTTGCTATAAAATAATATTGCCTAATATATGTCAAGAAATGCACATGGCGCCGGCTGGTCATTTGCCCGGGATTCATATCAGAAACGATTTCTTTTCACCGGACCCGCCGCTGGATTTTTACCATACTTGCGTGCGGGCTATGACATTGAAAAAAGAGACCGCTTGGTCTGAGCACGCATCTGGTGTACACTAGTAATCAAACACCTCCAGCGCGTGAGGTGTGATCGCTTACATAGGAATGGTGAGAAATATTTACGTTATAAGCAGAGTGTGCACGGCCACAACGATCACTTACCACCGTGAAAGTCTTCTGGTGGGCTCGCGGCATACAGCGTGTGgcctaagagcatctacagccgggtGACCCAAACTGGCCTCAAACACCCGGGTGGCCCGCCCGGTCACTGACCGATCACAAAAAATTGACACAGCCAAGCGCCTTAAACGAGCCTCAAACACCCGGGTTGACCGACACCGGACGCATCCGTCATTTCAGACTGGCCTATCTTGACCCCATAAATATCCCCATCTAGAAAACCTTAGACACCAGTCAATCCAAAATCTACTTCACTCCCCTCTTCGTCCACTCCACTTCCGAccccctcctccccccccccccccccccccccccatccgATCTGATGGCCGGCAACGGAAGCAGCGGTGACTCCAGTTCAGAATCCGACGGCTCAAACATCGACGTGGAGGAGGTGGCCCTCCGCATCGCATTGAGGAGGTCGCTGCTCGAGCAAGGAGGCCCTGGCAGCGGCGGATCTTCTTCAAATTTATTCCACATCATCAAATGCATGCAACCCACCACATTCTCATTTTTTTGGCAATAAAATATATCACCAAAGCTACATGGTCAAGAGCCACCATGACGTGCACATTGATATTGTGGAGGGATCTATTCTCATATATTCTAAGTTTATGTTGATAATTGGAGTGCTATAATATGGGGTATTGTCTAGTTTCTTGCGGAGAAAAGAACTTTTAGCACCGTAAGAAGGC contains:
- the LOC125534743 gene encoding bisdemethoxycurcumin synthase-like, yielding MGSNTLTSMHEIRRSQRAEGPAAILAVSTVNPPNCVSQEEYPDYYFRVTKSQHLTDLKQKLKTFCQMTSTEKRYFHHTEELLDAHPEFLCRDKPSLDARLDIAAAAAPELAASAAAKAIAEWGRPATDITHLVVSTNSGAHAPGADLRLASLLGLRASVCRTMLNLNGCSAGAASLRLAKDLAENNRGARVLVACVELTVVAFRGPEEACPHRLISQAVFGDGAGAVIVGADGVLSVERPLFEMVSASQTTIPATDGVLTMQLTEAGLDGDIFTRELTPLAAQHIGQCLTDAFQPLGIMSGGAGWNDLFFVVHPGLRGIMDHIDGALRLDPGKLAASRTVLREYGNMLGARLIFVLDEQRRRMEEDGETGEWGVMMGFGPGFTVETMVLHAVVIDLHDEN